From Pseudonocardia autotrophica, one genomic window encodes:
- a CDS encoding glycosyltransferase, whose product MRPIEAVGVLVPAHDESAAVGACVRSVLTALDAVPGLRVRALCVLADRCSDDTAARARDAIARHPAAARVRHAVLETGRDDPPAPVGAVRTRAAAALLGQLDRPGAEHGRTWLLSTDADCTVGPGWVRGHLVRADDGADAVIGGVVLDLPGFPVPPGEPPPPDRPVYAANLGVRASSFTGVGGFPAIDSGEDHGIVARLRAAGYRVLPGPVGDVRTSARTSGRARGGLADLLARHAGVEHPGADRPVA is encoded by the coding sequence GTGAGGCCGATCGAGGCCGTCGGGGTGCTGGTGCCCGCGCACGACGAGTCGGCGGCGGTCGGCGCCTGCGTCCGGTCCGTGCTCACCGCCCTGGACGCAGTCCCCGGGCTGCGGGTGCGGGCGCTGTGCGTGCTGGCCGACCGGTGCTCGGACGACACCGCGGCCCGCGCCCGGGACGCGATCGCCCGGCATCCGGCCGCGGCACGGGTGCGGCACGCCGTCCTGGAGACCGGCCGGGACGACCCGCCGGCCCCGGTGGGCGCGGTCCGCACCCGTGCCGCGGCCGCACTGCTCGGGCAGCTCGACCGGCCCGGCGCCGAGCACGGCCGGACCTGGCTGCTCAGCACCGACGCCGACTGCACGGTCGGGCCGGGCTGGGTGCGCGGTCACCTGGTCCGCGCCGACGACGGCGCCGACGCCGTGATCGGCGGGGTGGTGCTCGATCTCCCCGGCTTCCCGGTCCCGCCCGGTGAGCCACCACCGCCGGACCGCCCGGTGTACGCCGCGAACCTGGGGGTGCGGGCGAGCTCGTTCACCGGGGTGGGCGGCTTCCCGGCGATCGACAGCGGCGAGGACCACGGGATCGTCGCCCGGCTGCGGGCGGCCGGGTACCGGGTGCTGCCCGGCCCGGTGGGCGACGTCCGCACCAGCGCGAGAACCAGTGGGCGGGCCCGCGGCGGGCTGGCCGACCTGCTGGCGCGGCACGCGGGTGTCGAGCACCCGGGCGCGGACCGGCCGGTGGCATGA
- a CDS encoding hydantoinase B/oxoprolinase family protein, with the protein MTMPVPGSEAFSSRPVDPEELARSLPSALPTHTVTDEQVEALDPLTYEVIRHRLWSVTDEMGEALKRMSGSPIVTDANDFDFAISDELGQEVQVGLYNTMLVGAVDLAIYWTLRNRADNPGIESGDMFLCNDPWVGGGLHQNDVIVFQPVFHDGKLFAWTSAIAHQPDLGGVGLGSFSPAAQDVFSESLPTPPVKIVRDGRLQRDVADVWVRRSRVPMLVGLDLRAKIGANNVGAERLHALIAQYGADTVKAVMKRMMSDAESRLRGKLAGLPDGSWSATGYQDQSHEGDRNLHKITLTTTKTGDHLSFDFTGTDPQAGVINCTYAGMRGGVMLALLPILAGDIPWSAGGLMRCFDLVTEEGTINNATFPAAVGRGPIGPAWLTGSLVAECLSQMLDRDLELGKNVQATCCGTWDTAVIAGLDERGEQPAPFLSIIMEPMAGGYGARPHADGMDTGGLFCIPMGRIPDVEMTEFLYPVLTLWRREEPDTGGPGRQRGGVGASVALTPHGTSVPMGLVLASAGKAVAQNVGLAGGYPGNSGLDVVARGATVAELFAAGRMPTELSEVSDTLEPGQNYASSYLAPGEVFAMTWQGGGGYGDPLARDPGAVTRDLRELRVTADGAREVYGVVVDAAGRVDPAATDTERERQRAQRRSRSRVEGTPAGTVDLAGARRLDDNLVETTGGTIACRHCAEGLGTGDGPLAVGVHEGPGRDAGPQMLADPADYVDAPIVFRQYSCPSCWTALYSAVVPADHPDTRATLGRATA; encoded by the coding sequence ATGACCATGCCCGTCCCCGGCTCCGAGGCGTTCTCGAGCCGCCCCGTCGATCCCGAGGAGCTGGCCCGCTCGCTGCCCTCGGCGCTGCCGACGCACACCGTGACCGACGAGCAGGTCGAGGCGCTCGATCCGCTCACCTACGAGGTGATCCGGCACCGGCTCTGGTCGGTCACCGACGAGATGGGCGAGGCGCTCAAGCGCATGTCCGGCTCGCCCATCGTCACCGACGCCAACGACTTCGACTTCGCCATCTCCGACGAGCTGGGCCAGGAGGTCCAGGTCGGCCTCTACAACACGATGCTGGTCGGCGCGGTCGACCTGGCCATCTACTGGACACTGCGCAACCGGGCCGACAATCCCGGTATCGAGTCCGGCGACATGTTCCTGTGCAACGACCCGTGGGTCGGCGGCGGCCTGCACCAGAACGACGTGATCGTCTTCCAGCCGGTCTTCCACGACGGGAAGCTCTTCGCCTGGACCAGTGCGATCGCCCACCAGCCGGACCTGGGCGGCGTCGGGCTCGGCTCCTTCTCCCCCGCCGCGCAGGACGTGTTCTCCGAGTCGCTGCCCACCCCACCGGTCAAGATCGTCCGAGACGGGCGGCTGCAGCGCGACGTCGCCGACGTGTGGGTCCGCCGATCCCGGGTACCGATGCTGGTCGGCCTGGACCTGCGGGCCAAGATCGGCGCCAACAACGTCGGCGCCGAACGCCTGCACGCACTCATCGCGCAGTACGGCGCGGACACCGTCAAGGCCGTGATGAAGCGGATGATGTCCGACGCCGAGTCCCGGCTGCGCGGCAAGCTCGCCGGACTGCCCGACGGCAGCTGGTCGGCGACCGGCTACCAGGACCAGTCACACGAGGGCGACCGGAACCTGCACAAGATCACCCTCACCACCACCAAGACCGGTGACCACCTCAGCTTCGACTTCACCGGCACCGACCCGCAGGCCGGCGTCATCAACTGCACCTACGCCGGCATGCGCGGCGGCGTGATGCTCGCGCTGCTGCCGATCCTGGCCGGAGACATCCCGTGGTCGGCGGGCGGACTGATGCGCTGCTTCGACCTGGTCACCGAGGAAGGAACGATCAACAACGCGACCTTCCCCGCCGCGGTCGGGCGGGGCCCGATCGGGCCGGCCTGGCTGACCGGCAGCCTGGTCGCCGAGTGCCTGTCCCAGATGCTCGACCGGGACCTGGAGCTCGGCAAGAACGTGCAGGCCACCTGCTGCGGCACCTGGGACACCGCCGTCATCGCCGGGCTCGACGAGCGCGGCGAGCAGCCCGCCCCGTTCCTGTCGATCATCATGGAACCGATGGCCGGCGGCTACGGCGCCCGCCCGCACGCCGACGGGATGGACACCGGCGGCCTGTTCTGCATCCCGATGGGGCGGATCCCGGACGTCGAGATGACCGAGTTCCTCTATCCCGTGCTGACCCTGTGGCGGCGCGAGGAACCCGACACCGGCGGGCCCGGCCGGCAGCGCGGCGGGGTCGGCGCCTCGGTGGCGCTGACCCCGCACGGCACCAGTGTCCCGATGGGCCTGGTGCTGGCGTCGGCGGGCAAGGCGGTGGCGCAGAACGTCGGCCTCGCCGGCGGGTACCCCGGCAACAGCGGTCTCGACGTCGTCGCCCGCGGCGCCACGGTCGCCGAGCTGTTCGCGGCCGGCCGGATGCCCACCGAGCTCTCGGAGGTGTCCGACACCCTGGAGCCCGGCCAGAACTACGCGTCGAGCTACCTGGCGCCCGGCGAGGTCTTCGCGATGACCTGGCAGGGCGGTGGCGGCTACGGCGATCCGCTCGCCCGCGATCCCGGGGCGGTCACCCGTGACCTGCGCGAGCTGCGGGTCACCGCGGACGGCGCCCGCGAGGTGTACGGCGTGGTGGTCGACGCGGCCGGACGCGTCGATCCCGCCGCCACCGACACCGAGCGGGAACGACAGCGCGCGCAGCGCCGGTCCCGCTCCCGGGTGGAGGGGACGCCCGCCGGGACGGTCGATCTGGCCGGGGCCCGCCGGCTCGACGACAACCTCGTCGAGACCACCGGCGGGACGATCGCCTGCCGGCACTGCGCCGAGGGGCTCGGCACCGGCGACGGGCCGCTCGCGGTCGGGGTGCACGAGGGTCCCGGGCGCGACGCCGGTCCGCAGATGCTCGCCGACCCGGCCGACTACGTCGACGCACCGATCGTGTTCCGGCAGTACAGCTGCCCGTCGTGCTGGACGGCGCTGTACTCGGCGGTCGTGCCGGCCGACCATCCGGACACCCGGGCCACCCTGGGCCGGGCCACCGCCTGA
- a CDS encoding hydantoinase/oxoprolinase family protein: protein MAYVIGVDVGGTFTDAVLDDDRGDGTATVLAAKSPSTPPDYSRGVLDVLTLLAEQLGRTLPEMLADTHHIAHGTTSSLNALVMRDVPPVGFLTTRGHRDSIYIMNVEGRYLGRSPHELQNVLGQAKDHHLIPKRHALEVTERIDRDGNVVVALDEDGARAAIRALLDDGVRAIAISLLWSFRNPVHEQRLRELVAEQDPDLFVALSSEVSPRIREFARNATTIMSTQIGPGLRDYLHTLETALRENDLAGPLLVMQSNGGAIAAAQAPASAISTVGSVLTGGVVGSVALGRRLGHRNIIATDVGGTTFLAGLVVDGEPVRDTTTIINHHPVNVPTLRVEAIGSGGGAIAWLDAGQNLRIGPASAQAVPGPACYGNGGTEPTNTDANLVLGILPERGLLGGRKPLSLELARAAIETRIAKPLGLTVEQAAAAIYTVQNAQTGDLLRKTVVEAGHDPRDFVVYAFGGAGPAHCAGYAAEVGAAEVVVPLGPVASAFSAFGLASSDIVLAAELSDPLSVPFDPQRAERNFAELEAKVRDGLARQGLSFDRVELHREIDMRYTMQLAEVTAPVADGQLDTAAVEAAAAAFEQRYAERFGADAGFREAGIQAITFRVRGVGVLEFSPDLPELEPAASTDPAEARTGSRPVQLDARIGYVETDVYDYRALRAGHVLPGPAIVEVPTTTVVVPGGTTGTVDRLGGLTIRTTAPAGSSS, encoded by the coding sequence ATGGCCTACGTCATCGGCGTGGACGTGGGCGGCACGTTCACCGATGCCGTCCTCGACGACGACCGCGGGGACGGCACGGCGACCGTGCTCGCCGCGAAGTCCCCGTCCACCCCGCCCGACTACTCCCGCGGTGTGCTGGACGTGCTGACGCTGCTCGCCGAGCAGCTGGGCCGGACGCTGCCGGAGATGCTGGCCGACACCCACCACATCGCACACGGCACGACGTCCTCGCTGAACGCGCTGGTGATGCGGGACGTGCCACCGGTCGGCTTCCTGACCACCCGCGGGCACCGGGACTCGATCTACATCATGAACGTCGAGGGCCGGTACCTCGGCCGGTCCCCGCACGAGCTGCAGAACGTACTCGGCCAGGCCAAGGACCACCACCTGATCCCGAAGCGGCACGCGCTGGAGGTGACCGAGCGGATCGACCGGGACGGCAACGTCGTCGTCGCGCTCGACGAGGACGGCGCCCGGGCCGCGATCCGGGCCCTGCTCGACGACGGGGTCCGCGCGATCGCGATCTCGCTGCTGTGGTCGTTCCGCAACCCGGTGCACGAGCAGCGGCTGCGCGAGCTGGTCGCCGAACAGGACCCGGACCTCTTCGTCGCGCTGTCGTCGGAGGTCAGCCCGCGGATCCGGGAGTTCGCCCGCAACGCCACCACGATCATGAGCACCCAGATCGGTCCCGGCCTGCGCGACTACCTGCACACCCTGGAGACCGCCCTGCGCGAGAACGACCTCGCGGGCCCGCTGCTGGTGATGCAGTCCAACGGTGGCGCGATCGCCGCCGCGCAGGCCCCCGCCTCGGCGATCAGCACGGTCGGGTCGGTGCTCACCGGCGGCGTCGTCGGGTCGGTCGCGCTGGGCCGCAGGCTCGGCCACCGCAACATCATCGCCACCGACGTCGGGGGCACCACGTTCCTGGCCGGGCTGGTCGTCGACGGCGAGCCGGTCCGCGACACCACCACGATCATCAATCACCACCCCGTCAACGTCCCCACGCTGCGGGTGGAGGCGATCGGCTCCGGCGGCGGCGCCATCGCCTGGCTCGACGCCGGACAGAACCTGCGGATCGGGCCGGCCAGCGCACAGGCCGTCCCCGGACCGGCCTGCTACGGCAACGGCGGCACCGAACCGACCAACACCGACGCCAACCTGGTGCTCGGCATCCTGCCCGAGCGGGGCCTGCTCGGCGGCCGCAAGCCGCTCTCGCTGGAACTCGCCCGGGCCGCGATCGAGACCCGGATCGCCAAACCCCTCGGGCTCACCGTCGAACAGGCCGCCGCGGCCATCTACACCGTGCAGAACGCGCAGACCGGTGACCTGCTGCGCAAGACCGTCGTCGAGGCCGGGCACGATCCCCGTGACTTCGTGGTCTATGCCTTCGGCGGTGCCGGACCCGCGCACTGCGCCGGTTACGCCGCCGAGGTCGGGGCCGCGGAGGTCGTCGTCCCGCTCGGGCCGGTGGCGTCGGCGTTCTCCGCGTTCGGACTGGCCTCCTCGGACATCGTGCTCGCCGCGGAGCTCTCCGATCCGCTGTCGGTTCCGTTCGATCCGCAGCGGGCCGAGCGGAACTTCGCCGAGCTGGAGGCGAAGGTGCGCGACGGCCTGGCCCGCCAGGGCCTGAGCTTCGACCGGGTGGAGCTGCACCGCGAGATCGACATGCGGTACACGATGCAGCTGGCCGAGGTCACCGCCCCGGTCGCGGACGGGCAGCTGGACACCGCCGCGGTCGAGGCCGCCGCCGCCGCATTCGAGCAGCGCTATGCCGAGCGGTTCGGCGCCGACGCCGGATTCCGCGAGGCCGGCATCCAGGCCATCACGTTCCGGGTCCGTGGCGTCGGGGTGTTGGAGTTCAGCCCGGACCTGCCCGAGCTCGAACCGGCCGCGTCGACCGATCCGGCCGAGGCCAGGACCGGGAGCAGGCCGGTGCAGCTGGACGCCCGGATCGGCTACGTCGAGACCGACGTCTACGACTACCGCGCGCTGCGGGCCGGGCACGTGTTGCCCGGTCCGGCGATCGTCGAGGTCCCGACGACCACCGTGGTCGTGCCCGGGGGGACCACCGGCACCGTCGACCGTCTCGGCGGTCTCACCATCCGCACCACCGCCCCGGCAGGGAGCTCCTCATGA
- a CDS encoding acyl-CoA dehydrogenase family protein has product MTAAPEPAPSCVADRAPRSGGILDPVPAPDGAPQPLPAAVGTVFATAVDAGTLDLPLPGSGATADRWARLARLGRRDLSVGRLAEGHADAVAILAGHDRIARPGARYGVWASRAGGGARIGSGAGGLRLAGTVRFCSGTHLLDRALVVAGTGATGTRMVELDLHDPRIERRGGAWRAAGMAAADTQDVVLHDVPVPPEAVVGGPDAYTRRPGFAHGGAGVAAVWLGGAAGIVDEVAGGLCPRSRHGERDPHRLAGFGGMHAAVAGADALLRVTAECIDAAPDDPHAVAVATVRAAVERACRTVLDAAPECAGVGALAGSDGFAARLADLQVYLRQHHGDRDRAELGGLVLDGGA; this is encoded by the coding sequence GTGACCGCTGCCCCCGAACCCGCCCCGTCCTGCGTCGCCGACCGTGCCCCGCGCAGCGGCGGGATCCTCGATCCCGTGCCCGCCCCGGACGGTGCGCCGCAACCGCTCCCGGCGGCAGTGGGGACGGTGTTCGCCACCGCCGTCGACGCGGGCACGCTGGACCTGCCGCTGCCCGGATCCGGAGCGACGGCCGACCGGTGGGCCCGGCTGGCCCGGCTCGGTCGCCGGGATCTGTCGGTCGGACGGCTCGCGGAGGGCCACGCCGATGCGGTCGCGATCCTCGCCGGACACGACCGGATCGCCCGCCCCGGCGCCCGGTACGGGGTGTGGGCGTCCCGGGCCGGTGGCGGCGCCCGGATCGGGTCCGGCGCCGGCGGCCTGCGGTTGGCCGGCACCGTCCGATTCTGCTCGGGCACCCACCTGCTGGACCGGGCACTCGTGGTCGCCGGCACGGGCGCCACCGGCACCCGGATGGTGGAGCTCGACCTGCACGACCCGCGGATCGAACGCCGGGGCGGTGCGTGGCGGGCGGCCGGGATGGCGGCCGCCGACACCCAGGACGTCGTGCTGCACGACGTGCCGGTGCCGCCGGAGGCCGTCGTCGGCGGCCCGGACGCCTACACCCGCCGTCCCGGCTTCGCGCACGGCGGGGCCGGTGTCGCGGCGGTCTGGCTGGGTGGTGCCGCGGGGATCGTCGACGAGGTCGCGGGCGGCCTGTGCCCCCGGTCGCGCCACGGGGAGCGCGACCCGCACCGGCTCGCCGGGTTCGGCGGGATGCACGCCGCCGTCGCGGGTGCCGACGCGCTGCTGCGGGTCACCGCGGAGTGCATCGACGCCGCCCCGGACGACCCGCACGCGGTCGCGGTCGCGACCGTGCGGGCGGCCGTCGAACGGGCCTGCCGCACGGTGCTCGACGCCGCGCCGGAGTGCGCCGGGGTCGGCGCGCTCGCCGGATCCGACGGGTTCGCCGCGCGGCTCGCCGACCTGCAGGTCTACCTGCGCCAGCACCACGGCGACCGGGATCGCGCCGAGCTGGGCGGGCTCGTCCTCGACGGTGGTGCCTGA
- a CDS encoding bifunctional PIG-L family deacetylase/class I SAM-dependent methyltransferase, which yields MRPRHAAHVWEDAADSLAQRDLAPSGFRRLVVVCAHPDDETLGAAGLLRAVAAAGGTVQVVLASDGEAALPEVAGTDRAALAGTRLRELADALAALEVPATVHRLGMPDSALRTDELTAALTPLLADADAWISPWREDPHPDHAAVGRACAAAAPVSAHGFGFPIWARTRFDPTDPVVPWDRAYRLRLSAADRAAKHRALDAYVSQRTVPPGGDRPVLSEATLAHFLGSREIYFREPPADGAPPELFAALYRDAADPWDVRTSWYERRKRAVLLAALPRERYELAAEPGCGLGELTRELAGRCDRLVATDVVDEAVAVTAQRVADLPAARVFRSDVDDPRALPDGVGLVVLSELLYYLPAERIGAVLDRAAAALRPGGDLVVAHWRQWPAEAPADGAAVHRGIVGDDRFTPLVEHLDEDFLLHVVRRR from the coding sequence ATGCGGCCACGGCACGCCGCGCACGTCTGGGAGGACGCCGCCGACAGCCTCGCGCAGCGCGATCTGGCCCCGTCCGGGTTCCGGCGGCTGGTCGTGGTGTGCGCCCATCCCGACGACGAGACGCTCGGTGCCGCCGGGCTGCTCCGCGCGGTCGCGGCGGCCGGCGGCACCGTGCAGGTCGTGCTGGCCAGCGACGGCGAGGCGGCGCTGCCCGAGGTCGCCGGCACGGACCGAGCGGCGCTGGCCGGCACCCGGCTACGCGAACTGGCCGACGCGCTCGCCGCGCTGGAGGTCCCGGCGACCGTGCACCGGCTCGGGATGCCCGACTCCGCGCTACGCACCGACGAGCTGACCGCGGCCCTGACGCCGCTGCTGGCCGACGCCGACGCCTGGATCTCGCCGTGGCGCGAGGACCCGCATCCCGATCACGCCGCCGTCGGGCGGGCCTGCGCCGCGGCCGCGCCGGTGTCCGCGCACGGCTTCGGCTTCCCGATCTGGGCACGTACCCGGTTCGACCCCACCGATCCGGTCGTCCCCTGGGACCGGGCGTACCGGCTGCGGCTGTCCGCGGCGGACCGCGCGGCGAAGCACCGCGCGCTCGACGCGTACGTCTCGCAGCGCACCGTCCCACCCGGCGGGGACCGCCCGGTGCTGTCCGAGGCGACCCTCGCGCACTTCCTGGGCAGCCGGGAGATCTACTTCCGGGAGCCGCCCGCCGACGGTGCGCCACCCGAGCTGTTCGCCGCTCTCTACCGCGACGCCGCGGATCCCTGGGATGTCCGGACCTCCTGGTACGAGCGCCGCAAGCGGGCCGTGCTGCTCGCCGCGCTGCCCCGGGAACGCTACGAGCTGGCCGCCGAGCCCGGCTGCGGGCTGGGCGAGCTGACCCGCGAGCTGGCCGGGCGCTGCGACCGGCTGGTGGCCACCGACGTCGTCGACGAGGCGGTCGCGGTCACCGCGCAGCGGGTCGCCGACCTGCCGGCGGCCCGGGTGTTCCGCTCCGATGTGGATGATCCGCGGGCACTGCCGGACGGTGTCGGTCTCGTCGTGCTCTCCGAGCTGCTCTACTACCTGCCCGCGGAGCGGATCGGCGCCGTGCTCGACCGGGCCGCGGCGGCGCTGCGCCCCGGCGGCGACCTGGTGGTGGCGCACTGGCGGCAGTGGCCGGCCGAGGCCCCGGCCGACGGCGCCGCCGTGCACCGCGGGATCGTCGGCGACGACCGGTTCACCCCGCTCGTCGAGCATCTCGACGAGGACTTCCTGCTGCACGTGGTGCGCCGCCGGTGA
- a CDS encoding HAD family hydrolase: MTTPDTAVIDVDGTLVDTNYHHTIAWSRALRRFDRAVPLWRLHRAVGMGGDQLVPAVAGDRFEAEHGDDARAAWKEEFEPLLPEVRPLAGARELLTDLSEGFGLTVVLASSGAPEHVEAYLELFDGRSLARECLTGDDVTRTKPDRELFRVAVRRVAGSAAFVVGDSVWDVRAAVAAGYPAYAVRTGGFGDDELREAGAREIHSSLDELRQVIPRVLRG; the protein is encoded by the coding sequence ATGACCACGCCCGACACCGCGGTGATCGACGTCGACGGCACTCTCGTCGACACCAACTACCACCACACGATCGCCTGGTCCCGCGCATTGCGGCGGTTCGACCGGGCGGTGCCGCTCTGGCGGCTGCACCGCGCGGTCGGCATGGGCGGCGACCAGCTCGTCCCGGCCGTCGCCGGGGACCGCTTCGAGGCCGAGCACGGCGACGACGCCCGTGCGGCGTGGAAGGAGGAGTTCGAGCCGCTGCTGCCCGAGGTGCGGCCGCTGGCGGGCGCCCGCGAGCTGCTCACCGACCTCTCCGAAGGGTTCGGTCTGACGGTGGTGCTGGCCAGCTCGGGCGCCCCCGAACACGTCGAGGCCTACCTGGAGCTGTTCGACGGCCGATCGCTCGCCCGGGAGTGTCTGACCGGTGACGACGTGACCCGCACCAAGCCCGATCGGGAGCTCTTCCGGGTGGCGGTCCGCCGGGTCGCGGGATCGGCCGCCTTCGTCGTCGGGGACTCGGTGTGGGACGTGCGCGCCGCGGTCGCGGCCGGATACCCGGCGTATGCGGTGCGCACCGGAGGTTTCGGCGACGACGAGCTGCGCGAGGCAGGGGCCCGCGAGATCCACTCCTCGCTCGACGAGCTGCGGCAGGTGATCCCGCGGGTGCTGCGCGGGTGA
- a CDS encoding FAD-dependent monooxygenase, producing MQLRRVAVLGGGPGGLYTARLVKLAHPSCEVVVHEQGPADATFGFGVGLAAGTQRKLAAADPDSLRDIVSAGHRHDMTMQVGGAIARVHNDRLVGIARTELLAILQRHAEKAGVELEFGARRGVDDLDADLVVAADGVNSVTRREGPFGEDVGLGRGLYLWGGAEFAMPDAVFAPQTTEHGTFVTHAYPYSGGRSTFLVETDEATWRRAGFDVSTAATPPDGSDETSLRYLEQAFAGQLRGHRLIGNRTRWLRFRTVHCARWTAGRVALLGDAAHTAHFSIGSGTKLAMEDAIGLVEALAGADDPTAAFARYESVRRPAVERLQELARRSRLWWESFPARTHLPVDRLMVAYMTRAGNVPLDRFAETAPDVVGRAVAGYAAESGSPPVPDDGRPVTDRVLDQPLRHDDLDLGSRAAPPGTALHPVEVALTDPWDAPGDALLDDARAARARGAVGFRLTGDGDRPSVLTRLDLAERIRTEVGGLVVVDAPAGLRDDLAAALVSGRTDLVNPIEEPA from the coding sequence ATGCAGTTACGCCGAGTCGCGGTGCTGGGCGGAGGGCCGGGCGGCCTCTACACCGCACGACTGGTGAAGCTGGCACATCCGTCGTGCGAGGTGGTCGTGCACGAGCAGGGCCCGGCCGACGCGACCTTCGGGTTCGGCGTCGGACTCGCCGCGGGTACCCAGCGCAAGCTCGCCGCGGCTGACCCGGACAGCCTGCGCGACATCGTCTCCGCCGGGCACCGGCACGACATGACGATGCAGGTCGGCGGGGCGATCGCGCGGGTGCACAACGACCGGCTGGTCGGGATCGCCCGCACCGAGCTGCTCGCGATCCTGCAGCGGCACGCGGAGAAGGCCGGCGTCGAGCTGGAGTTCGGGGCCCGCCGCGGCGTCGACGACCTCGACGCCGATCTGGTCGTCGCCGCCGACGGGGTGAACAGCGTGACCCGGCGCGAGGGCCCGTTCGGCGAGGACGTCGGGCTGGGCCGCGGCCTCTACCTGTGGGGCGGCGCCGAGTTCGCGATGCCCGACGCCGTCTTCGCCCCGCAGACCACCGAGCACGGCACCTTCGTCACGCACGCCTACCCGTACTCGGGCGGGCGGAGCACGTTCCTGGTCGAGACCGACGAGGCGACCTGGCGGCGGGCCGGGTTCGACGTGTCCACCGCGGCCACCCCGCCGGACGGTTCCGACGAGACCTCGCTGCGCTACCTGGAGCAGGCCTTCGCCGGGCAGCTGCGCGGGCATCGGCTGATCGGCAACCGCACCCGCTGGCTGCGCTTCCGGACCGTGCACTGTGCACGGTGGACCGCGGGCCGGGTCGCGCTGCTCGGCGACGCCGCGCACACCGCGCACTTCTCCATCGGCTCGGGCACCAAGCTGGCGATGGAGGACGCGATCGGCCTGGTCGAGGCGCTGGCCGGGGCGGACGACCCGACCGCCGCGTTCGCCCGGTACGAGTCGGTCCGCCGGCCAGCGGTGGAACGGCTGCAGGAGCTCGCCCGGCGCAGCAGGCTGTGGTGGGAGTCGTTCCCCGCGCGTACCCATCTCCCGGTGGACCGGCTGATGGTGGCGTACATGACCCGGGCCGGGAACGTGCCGCTGGACCGGTTCGCCGAGACCGCCCCGGACGTCGTCGGCCGCGCAGTCGCGGGTTACGCGGCGGAGTCCGGCAGCCCCCCGGTGCCCGACGACGGCCGGCCGGTCACCGACCGGGTGCTGGACCAGCCGCTGCGCCACGACGACCTCGATCTCGGGTCCCGCGCCGCGCCGCCGGGAACCGCCCTGCATCCGGTCGAGGTCGCCCTCACCGACCCGTGGGACGCACCGGGCGACGCGCTGCTCGACGACGCCCGCGCGGCACGTGCCCGCGGCGCGGTCGGCTTCCGGCTCACCGGTGACGGCGACCGGCCGTCCGTGCTCACCCGGCTCGACCTGGCCGAGCGGATCCGTACCGAGGTCGGCGGGCTGGTCGTGGTGGACGCGCCCGCCGGACTGCGCGACGATCTCGCCGCCGCGCTGGTGTCCGGCCGGACCGACCTGGTGAACCCGATCGAGGAGCCGGCATGA